AGAAATATATACGGATTGGATCTTGGGTCTTATGAGATCAAGGTCTACGATAAAAAGAAAGATGAGATATGGAAAGAGAAAAACGTGATCGCGATCGCCAATAAAAAAGAGATATTTGCGGTCGGAGACGACGCTTATGAAATGTATGAGAAAGCTCCGGACAACATTGAGGTCATTTTCCCGATGCAGGAAGGTGTCATATCTCATTTTAACAATATGCAGTTCCTGCTGCAGAACCTGCTGAAGAAAGAGCGGCAGTTTGCCAGGGGATCCGAGTATGTTATCGCGGTTCCCACGGACGTGACGGAGGTTGAAAAGAAAGCGTTCTTCGACCTGGTCATACATTCTACCGCAAAGGCAAGGGAAGTCAATATCGTGGAGCGCTCCATAGCCGACGCCGTGGGACTCAATCTGGATGTAAAGAATACAAAGGGACTGTTCATTGCCAATTTCGGCGGTGAGACGACAGAACTGTCTGTTCTGGCAGGCGGAGGTATGGTCTTGAACCGGCTTGTAAAGGTAGGCGGTGTCACCTTTGACCATTCAGTGGCCAATCTTGTCCGCCACAGCCATGACTTTCTCATCGGGAGGCTGACGGCAGAGATGCTCCGCAAGAAATTCGGTGTCTTTACAGAGGATACGTCCTCGACGCTTAGGGTGGCGGGCAGAGATATGATCATGGGAGTGCCGATACAGAAGGACATCTCGATCAGCCTTGTGCGCGCCGCCCTGAAAGAGCCGCTGCAGGAATGCATACGGGCGGTCTACTCACTGCTGGACCGCACGCCGCCGGAAGTGAGAAGGGCGATCTATAAAAACGGCATCTTCCTTACCGGAGGGATCGCCAATACGCCCGGGCTGGAGGATTATATAGAAAAGGCAGTCGGAATACCGGTCAGGACTGCGGTGGAGCCGGATATATGCGCGGTCACCGGTCTTAAGAAGATCATTATGTCAAAAGATCTGAGAAAACTTGCATATTCAATGTTAGACGAAAATTATAGGTGGATGAGATAATATGAAAATCAAAAATCAATCTTCGCTTTCAAGTAAATACTGGCTGCTCATCATAGCTGTCGTCTGTGTGATACTTATGGGTATCGGCAGTCTGCCCGGCGTAAGGGGACCTTTGCGTTTTGTGGCAAACTATACCGTGATACCGATGCAGAAAGGAATCAGCTATGTAGGAATGTGGATGAGTGATTTTTCCAAGAACTTTGAGACGATGAATGATATGAAGAAGGAAAACAGCGAGCTTCAGTCAAAGGTAGACGAGCTGACGATCGACAACACAAGACTCAGGCAGGACCAGTATGAACTGGAGCGGCTCAGAGAGCTTTACAAGCTGGATGAAAATTATTCGGATTATAATAAGATCGGCGCCCATGTCATTGCCAACAACGGGACAAACTGGTTCAGCGACTTTACCATTGACAAGGGAAGTAAAGACGGTATCAAGGTAAACTGTAATGTTATGGCCGGAAGCGGCCTTGTCGGCATTGTAACGGAAGTAGGGCCGAACTATGCGCAGGTGCGTTCTATCATAGACGATGCCAGCAATGTGAGCGGCATGGTGCTTTCTACCTCAGACACGTGTATCGTGCGGGGGGATCTGAAACTGATGTCGGATGGGAGGATCCGGTTTGAAAAGCTGGCGAACAATGACAATAAAATAGAAGTCGGAGAACAGATCGTGACGTCCCACATCGGGGACCGTTTTCTGCAGGGACTGTTTATCGGATATATAAGTGAGATAGAAGTGGATTCCAACAATCTGACACGTTCAGGGTATATTACACCTGCGGCGGACTTCAGCAAGCTGCAGGAGGTGCTCGTCATCACGACGACAAAGCAGGATATGATCAACAAGGATGCCGGCACAAAAGACGGGGGGGAATGATCATGAAACGCAGAGTAATCACCCTTGTCATAATCATCGTCTGTTTTCTGCTTGGAAGTACGGTTTTTCATGTGCTCTCCTTCGCAGAGATCAAGCCGAATCTGCTTATCATCGTCACCGCTTCTTATGGATTTATGCGCGGGAAGAAGGCAGGCATGGCTGTAGGCATGATCTCCGGCCTGCTTATGGATATCTTCTGGGGCGGGACCCTTGGCTTCTACACACTGCTTTTTGCGGTGATCGGTTATGTGAACGGCTGTTTCCGGCGCCTGTTCTACGATGAGGACATCAAACTGCCGATCGCGCTCATTGCCGCAAGTGAGCTTGTGTACGGACTTGTTTTATATATTTGCTTTTATATGCTGCATGGAGATTTTTCTTTTGGAGGGTATCTTACAAAAGTGATCATGCCGGAACTTGTATATACTATTCTGGCAACTCTGGTACTGTATCAGATCATATTACACATTAACCGAAGGCTGGAAACAGAAGAACAAAGGAGTGCAAGTAAATTTGTATAGCTTATGGGACCGGGTGAAATCCGGGATATATGAAGTCGTAAAATCAAGAGTATTTGTAGCCGTCATCATTTTCTGTGTTCTGTCGGCCATCCTTCTGCAGAGAGTATTTTACCTGCAGATCGTAAAGGGACAGAGCTTCGCGGATGAGTACAAGCTCCAGATACAGAAAACAAAAGAGATACAGGGCACGCGCGGGAAAATATATGACCGCAACGGAAACCTGCTCGCCTACAATGAACTTGCCTATTCTGTCACGATAGAGGACAACTGGGAAGACTCAGCTGACAAGAACAAAGAGATCAATAAGGTCATCAATACGGTGATCGATATCGTAGAGTCCAACGGTGATACAGTGATCAATAACTTTGGCGTTATTCTGGACGGTGACGGCAATTATAAGTTTGTGGCTGAAAATGACACGCAGCGTCTCCGCTTTATCGCCGATGTGTACGGCAAAAAGACGATAGACGAGCTCAGTGACAAGCAGAAGAGCAGCACGGCACAGGATATTATCGACTACCTCTGCACGGACAAGCTGTACGGTTATGGCATCAATGAGAAGAAGATGGACAAGGAGGCGGTGCTGAAGCTTGTCAATATAAGGTATGCCATCTCCCTGAACAGCTTCCAGAAGTTCATAGCTACCACGATCGCCGAGGATGTAAGTGATGAGACCGTGGCTGTCATCATGGAGAATCTGGATTCCCTGCAGGGGATCGACATTGAGGAAGAGTCGCTGCGCCGGTATACAGACAGTAAGTGCTTTGCATCTGTCATCGGATACACGGGACAGATATCCCAGGAAGATTATGACGCGCTCAGCAAGAAAGAGCAGGAAGAGTATTCCAAGCAGGATACGGTCGGCAAGGCAGGTCTTGAAAAGACGCTGGATAAGCAGCTCCAGGGGAAAAAGGGACAGGTGAAGCTCTATGTCAACAGTGTCGGCAAGGTGATAGAAACGGTCAAGGGAAAAGACCCTGAGGCAGGAAATGATGTCTATCTTACGCTGAACGCCAACCTGCAGAAGGCGGCCTATCATATTATAGAACAGGAGCTTGCGGGCATTCTGCTCTCCAAGATACAGAATACACTGGACTTTGACAGAACGAAGGTGGAGGACGGCAGTGATGTCATCATACCGATCGGCGATGTCTATAATACGTTCATTTCCAATGATATACTGGATATGAGCCATTTCGGGGAGGAAGATGCGGGAACGACCGAGAAAGAAGTGGCGGCCATCTTCGGTTCAAGGAAGGAAGAAGTGCTGAGCAGTCTCACTTCAGCTCTGACAGATCCCGATGAGAGGGCATATAAAGATATGTCCAAAGAGATGCAGGCGTATATGACATATATCGTATCGGAAATACTGACGAACACGACCGGTGTGATCATGTCAGATGCTATCGATACGAACGACTCGACGTATAAGGCGTGGAAAGATGACGAAACGATCAACGTCTATACTTATCTGAATTATGCCATATCCAAAAACTGGGTGGACACGTCCAAGCTGAAGGAGTTTGTGAAGGACGGCAAATATTCAGACGCAGGAGAACTGTATCAGGGAATGGTAAAGTATATTATCGATTATGTGGAATCCAACAGCGGATTTGACAAACTTATATACAAATATATGATAAAATCAGGAGCAGTGACCGGACGGCAGATATGCCTCATGCTTTACGAGCAGAAAATACTGGAATACGACGAGGCACAGTATAATGGTCTTCTTTCCGGCAGCATAGGAGCCTACGATTTCCTGCGGGGCAAGATACAGGATCTGACGATCACCCCCGGACAGCTTGCGCTTGAGCCGTGTACAGGCTCCATCGTGATGACAGATACGAACAGCGGGCAGGTGCTGGCGTGTGTTTCTTACCCCGGATATGACAATAACCGGCTGGCAAATGCCATGGACTCCGATTATTACAATAAGCTGCTGACAGACCAGTCGAGACCGTTTTACAATAACGCGACACAGGAAAAGACAGCACCCGGTTCGACGTACAAGCCTCTCGTCGCTGTGGCAGGTCTCACGGAAGGTGTTATCAATACGGATTCTTATATTACGTGCCACGGCATCTATGAAAAGATCCAGCCGAGCCCGAAATGCTGGATATATCCGCAGGCGCACGGAACACTTAATGTGGAAGGCGGAATTGAGAATTCCTGCAACAGTTTCTTTTATGAAGTCGGGTACCGCCTTGGCCTGAAAGAAGGAGGACTTAGTCAGGTCGCCTCCGACAATAATGAAGGCAGCGCGACCAACTCATATTATTCCAGTGACCTGGGACTTGACAAACTGAAGAAGTATGCGGAGGCATTCGGCCTGAATGAGACT
This is a stretch of genomic DNA from [Clostridium] hylemonae DSM 15053. It encodes these proteins:
- the mreC gene encoding rod shape-determining protein MreC, whose protein sequence is MKIKNQSSLSSKYWLLIIAVVCVILMGIGSLPGVRGPLRFVANYTVIPMQKGISYVGMWMSDFSKNFETMNDMKKENSELQSKVDELTIDNTRLRQDQYELERLRELYKLDENYSDYNKIGAHVIANNGTNWFSDFTIDKGSKDGIKVNCNVMAGSGLVGIVTEVGPNYAQVRSIIDDASNVSGMVLSTSDTCIVRGDLKLMSDGRIRFEKLANNDNKIEVGEQIVTSHIGDRFLQGLFIGYISEIEVDSNNLTRSGYITPAADFSKLQEVLVITTTKQDMINKDAGTKDGGE
- a CDS encoding penicillin-binding transpeptidase domain-containing protein is translated as MYSLWDRVKSGIYEVVKSRVFVAVIIFCVLSAILLQRVFYLQIVKGQSFADEYKLQIQKTKEIQGTRGKIYDRNGNLLAYNELAYSVTIEDNWEDSADKNKEINKVINTVIDIVESNGDTVINNFGVILDGDGNYKFVAENDTQRLRFIADVYGKKTIDELSDKQKSSTAQDIIDYLCTDKLYGYGINEKKMDKEAVLKLVNIRYAISLNSFQKFIATTIAEDVSDETVAVIMENLDSLQGIDIEEESLRRYTDSKCFASVIGYTGQISQEDYDALSKKEQEEYSKQDTVGKAGLEKTLDKQLQGKKGQVKLYVNSVGKVIETVKGKDPEAGNDVYLTLNANLQKAAYHIIEQELAGILLSKIQNTLDFDRTKVEDGSDVIIPIGDVYNTFISNDILDMSHFGEEDAGTTEKEVAAIFGSRKEEVLSSLTSALTDPDERAYKDMSKEMQAYMTYIVSEILTNTTGVIMSDAIDTNDSTYKAWKDDETINVYTYLNYAISKNWVDTSKLKEFVKDGKYSDAGELYQGMVKYIIDYVESNSGFDKLIYKYMIKSGAVTGRQICLMLYEQKILEYDEAQYNGLLSGSIGAYDFLRGKIQDLTITPGQLALEPCTGSIVMTDTNSGQVLACVSYPGYDNNRLANAMDSDYYNKLLTDQSRPFYNNATQEKTAPGSTYKPLVAVAGLTEGVINTDSYITCHGIYEKIQPSPKCWIYPQAHGTLNVEGGIENSCNSFFYEVGYRLGLKEGGLSQVASDNNEGSATNSYYSSDLGLDKLKKYAEAFGLNETSGLEIDESSPQISDEDSVRSAIGQGRNNYTTSQLAKYITAVANKGTVYDLTLLNKVTSVDGKTIKEYEPKVKNKLSDVTASTWNAVHNGMRAVIVNHSATFSDLNTSSLKLSGKTGTAQQSTTHPDHGLFVGFAPSDSPEVAFAIRIANGYSSTFASEVGRDVMKYYYEIVPEDEIITGEAATIGSSATGGD
- a CDS encoding rod shape-determining protein, with the translated sequence MARNIYGLDLGSYEIKVYDKKKDEIWKEKNVIAIANKKEIFAVGDDAYEMYEKAPDNIEVIFPMQEGVISHFNNMQFLLQNLLKKERQFARGSEYVIAVPTDVTEVEKKAFFDLVIHSTAKAREVNIVERSIADAVGLNLDVKNTKGLFIANFGGETTELSVLAGGGMVLNRLVKVGGVTFDHSVANLVRHSHDFLIGRLTAEMLRKKFGVFTEDTSSTLRVAGRDMIMGVPIQKDISISLVRAALKEPLQECIRAVYSLLDRTPPEVRRAIYKNGIFLTGGIANTPGLEDYIEKAVGIPVRTAVEPDICAVTGLKKIIMSKDLRKLAYSMLDENYRWMR
- the mreD gene encoding rod shape-determining protein MreD; translated protein: MKRRVITLVIIIVCFLLGSTVFHVLSFAEIKPNLLIIVTASYGFMRGKKAGMAVGMISGLLMDIFWGGTLGFYTLLFAVIGYVNGCFRRLFYDEDIKLPIALIAASELVYGLVLYICFYMLHGDFSFGGYLTKVIMPELVYTILATLVLYQIILHINRRLETEEQRSASKFV